From Candidatus Amoebophilus asiaticus 5a2, the proteins below share one genomic window:
- a CDS encoding Tc toxin subunit A-related protein, with protein MATTTNNQKINLVVGKVTDGNSLPLPNIKVEIYDIDMRDWQLLADTYTNRDGAYELSWTYDQLSGKEKKTADIAVRILTPVNNIELYKSSVDEVRFNAAEREEINITLAQPIPVEVIEYDFLLKEVTSLADKIDITELQESKDQRDITFLSKELEVPAEKIVYLVVAHKMGEISEIEPAFFYALLRKNTLLKNPSSPFFGTRFSIGIQDDPQILLYDAALAKPEAIQEDLKAAIAEMIVGPKLTNESAGYIKQLQKYRDQAEEYYKNQHPQKAIEVISRFVTEGKLQEIATLFKENQNDFNTFFDKITDSSFFNVDSKATDAKTHIALGQLFGFGNEIIPQIIKKYKIKNPTDIRKLAKLNTADWIKEIAKIKGDTADKDLINTYALSIVQRFEKVFPTIAFAAQLEREKNPILNNQDKMVAFFNKYEDFDLTKDTLDLYLKAKEIDKKDANLIVDELKRVQRVFKLVPNYSKTLALLQENIHSSQHIAALGKTRFIEEFAPKVGIDEREATEIYHKAEAKHTAAMILAGQLQDIAGVADIASFNKDAISRKLASVSDDFPNLKTLFKLTDTCACEHCRSVYSPAAYLVELLQSLDKRAVVDLNAPQVSTNAKDVLFNRRPDLGEIDLSCANANTPVKYIDLVCELLEEAITPDPGIDYTGLLSDGADPLKGKISTELLKTLTNNALTNANIPVTDKAVIYETETNNDPADVLPHYVRDSKAVCKIVNNGANTYKIYRLRQTLSSAEELDAAPEYVNKEAYKKLSESKFAFTLPFDLYHTEAKAYFDRFGVNRAEIMKAFQTAGTTVPSTPPLTPLTRLIIPPDGSIAAEKLGLTDAERTLIVSPKPTLADQQEYWNVPGPDNVVDYMKQVDHFLDKTGITYKELELLLKLKFIDQTGTLFIKHKNLSCDTAKKEIPNLDLEALDRIHRFLRLQKKTGWKYEVLDEMISQPALGKNKLDNDCLIMLSRLKEISERTTINLEELIGFYGEIPYIILDEESPKPLYHQIFLNKAKNGFIEEKLLVENILSNEAGIKNPASKPPGWAPIKIQELQTSISTCLQIKEKELFNKDLLLLPSDANLTFSNLSFLFAASRLMSKLKLKTEDFVILTNLSEIKTPGKSISDSPQYTLDFIQLVGDIKKSPLKPADLEFMFHHKAQNISARVISDENVIEILKKLQKEYQSNFTDNQSLFDDKLSAEEQKETLQKELTKLIGVKEDVDREEDIITEEDVKTLIGFIDKNWSSNATKVEDATKVEEFIEKKVKEFFKEVNDIVDKKLGKLLDISLIKPIKDKIEEKGKIKEIEDAAIPYVKTLHSVKTARETLNKARTPAEIAVAQAALTAAEDELNITLTKYNIASKNLLQALLDSLALFQRLIGKRDILEQIITNSFKADIELVKIALKYAQLKKFAPDDGLLGDILMDDSLIGIDTTHVVPVLPAITSSEFDKQFAAIRFLHKFLPFVQAFGLNNSDLKWHLQYNNDANWLKLDSIPYDTDTGQTPADFQQYINFIKLLDLKKQLSPVPNPSDAEHLISFYTLADMLRKTASTVTRSQFLTVFSLLIGYEKADIDAIDAHLFGGGDIISHYQEADNWHRVIACAEYLRKLNSDVAQIKQYIQPTLSTDEVGILRAALKARYDEDTWLGTLKEIMDAIRLQKRDALVAYLLARNPDAPNKPKFKDVNDLYDHFLIDVEMEACMPSSRIVQAHNSIQLFVQRCLMGLESKAIVNVDKDPNWNQWKWMKNYRVWEANRKVFLYPENWYDVTLTEGKSYLLTEFINELQQNELTENTANEAFIKYLEKLDNIAFLEVMASWYQTDTKVMHVFARTKGGDPAIYYYRRFEQERYWTPWEKVELDITGDHLLAFMRNNRLHLAWPIFSEGPDPGQGAKLPDQQRTDEQSIDKPRKKLKIQLAISEYSNKKWQPKKVSKEGILTPSIATANEEDLNLKRDKYHLLYLQQFDQILIFSNLEKIEDYYQRNGVFNLTGCKGYPELLVQEKLGHFPDFYPDFKGMELKAQRYNEIPFRATDDLVVKNVISIFQNLERSYEILEKTPNKFRITYPHQLTNIDLLVLALRTLLSSLFRKTRSSIEAPLFRIDQFKMPLGTLLPYFKEDSNHAYVIIPGFYKKLQKDQQGYSLTDAVKGTASDIFPLINDINNWVMKFVANLPSDANEAIQKLMTDAEFWEILKKMSKYESFDILFNFLIGNTKDGDTKFDEFLNKLKNEEGLIYGEQFKNLYHPLVCYLRTILNKEGISGLMKRDTQLFKTVFDFEKHYDPNKQLIPKTFLKNKNGSRSLSYPIEDLDFTIEGSYSVYNWDLFFRIPLHIATSLTKNQRFEEALAWFHYIFNPTGALSGNGVQKYWVTKPFYLNQDTDYINQQIDTLLRLSSTTESDTSESSTTEPDPQEIRDLESAIEKWRNKPFSPDVIAWSRPVAYQKAVLMKYIDNLTEWGDHLFRQDTMESIAQATQMYILADKLLGPKPRIIPTAVEQPYETYNQIERKLDTFGNVFIELENILPDLSVLPEKGTELPATPSSLPIPYFCVPQNDKLLEYWDRIEDRLFKIRHCQNIDGVERSLALFAPPIDPGVLVRATAAGLDITSVLTGLNVPTPYYRFNVFSQKATELAQEVRGLGNSLLQALEKKDAEALSLLRNELELKVLNAVRDIKVLQINEAKEQIEVLKRTKIVTEERHKYYAQIQKIIAGEQLSLNLLESAHDKHQAAQQINIAASLLGYLPNVTIGVSGFGGSPHVNTQWGTQNIISALQAMAGSEGNMANMFSYQAGRASTLAGYGRRFDDWKLQECLAQKEIDSIDKQIVAAEIRKEIAETDLRNHELQIDNAKKTDEFMHSKFTNKELYDWMIGQISAVYFKSYQLAYDVAKKAERSYRFELGNDDTFISYGYWDSLKKGLQSADHLIHDIKRMEISYLDKNKREYEITKHISLAQLDPLALIRLRATGVCDFEIPEVLYDMDHPGQYFRRIKLVSISLPCIAGPYTSVSAKLSLVNNRYRKNTNAGTGYAEDPGNDERFIYNIGAIQSIATSNAQNDSGIFELNFRDERYLPFEGTGAISGWRLELPKEIRQFDYNTIADLIVHVKYTAREGGSSLKTLAESNLKSKLADIKQQLEQTGLHIALNIKHDMPNEWHMLKNKGDVRLTIDKSRLPYFVQSLNAKIENVMFIAKVKENPATYSIKIDTNNIELSRIDEWKLCKGNKDGIQLDTYSFVLSVSQGELAKLEELMMVIKYVF; from the coding sequence ATGGCAACAACCACCAATAATCAAAAAATAAACCTTGTAGTCGGCAAAGTTACCGATGGTAACAGCCTTCCCCTCCCAAATATTAAAGTTGAAATTTATGATATAGATATGCGAGATTGGCAACTTCTGGCAGATACTTATACCAATAGAGATGGTGCTTATGAATTGAGCTGGACATACGATCAACTGAGCGGAAAAGAGAAAAAAACAGCTGATATAGCAGTGAGAATATTAACACCAGTAAATAATATAGAGCTTTACAAGTCTTCTGTAGATGAAGTACGGTTCAACGCTGCTGAAAGGGAAGAAATCAATATCACTCTCGCCCAACCAATTCCGGTAGAAGTTATTGAGTATGATTTCTTACTTAAAGAAGTTACTTCTTTAGCCGACAAAATCGACATTACTGAACTACAGGAAAGTAAAGACCAGCGGGATATAACCTTTCTTTCTAAAGAGTTAGAAGTTCCTGCCGAAAAGATAGTGTATTTGGTGGTGGCACATAAAATGGGGGAAATTTCAGAAATAGAGCCAGCATTCTTTTATGCTTTATTACGCAAAAATACGTTGCTGAAGAACCCATCCAGTCCGTTTTTCGGTACCCGATTTTCTATTGGAATACAAGATGATCCTCAAATTCTCTTATATGATGCTGCCTTAGCAAAACCTGAAGCTATACAAGAAGATCTCAAAGCAGCTATAGCAGAAATGATAGTGGGTCCTAAATTAACTAATGAGAGTGCCGGCTATATAAAACAACTACAGAAATATAGAGATCAGGCTGAGGAATATTATAAAAATCAACATCCTCAAAAAGCTATTGAGGTAATAAGTCGTTTTGTGACAGAAGGGAAATTACAGGAAATAGCAACCCTATTTAAAGAGAACCAAAACGATTTTAATACCTTTTTTGACAAGATTACTGATAGCTCTTTCTTCAATGTTGATTCAAAAGCTACCGATGCGAAAACCCATATCGCTTTGGGACAACTGTTTGGTTTTGGCAATGAAATTATTCCACAGATAATAAAGAAGTATAAAATTAAAAATCCAACAGACATTAGAAAGTTGGCTAAACTCAACACAGCTGACTGGATAAAAGAAATAGCAAAAATTAAGGGAGATACAGCAGATAAAGATTTGATCAACACTTATGCTTTATCTATAGTACAAAGATTTGAAAAGGTATTCCCTACCATTGCCTTTGCTGCTCAACTAGAAAGAGAAAAGAACCCTATTCTTAATAATCAAGATAAAATGGTTGCTTTTTTCAATAAGTACGAAGATTTCGACCTTACTAAAGATACCCTAGATCTGTACCTGAAAGCGAAAGAAATAGACAAGAAAGATGCTAATCTTATAGTAGACGAATTGAAAAGAGTACAGCGAGTCTTTAAACTGGTTCCAAATTATAGTAAAACTTTAGCATTACTTCAAGAAAACATTCATTCTTCTCAGCACATTGCAGCCCTTGGTAAAACCCGTTTCATAGAAGAGTTCGCTCCCAAAGTCGGTATCGACGAGAGAGAAGCAACAGAAATCTATCATAAAGCAGAAGCCAAGCATACAGCTGCCATGATTTTGGCGGGCCAATTACAGGATATCGCAGGAGTAGCTGATATAGCATCTTTCAACAAGGATGCTATTTCCAGAAAGCTAGCGTCAGTAAGTGATGACTTTCCTAACCTCAAAACACTCTTCAAACTTACCGATACCTGTGCCTGTGAACATTGCCGTTCGGTTTACAGCCCGGCTGCGTATCTAGTAGAATTATTACAGTCGCTAGACAAAAGGGCCGTAGTTGATCTGAACGCGCCCCAGGTATCTACTAATGCTAAAGATGTCTTATTTAATCGTAGGCCTGACCTAGGTGAGATTGATCTGAGTTGTGCAAATGCCAATACACCGGTAAAATATATTGATTTAGTATGCGAATTATTAGAAGAAGCCATAACTCCTGACCCAGGTATTGATTATACAGGCTTATTATCAGATGGCGCAGACCCCCTGAAAGGCAAAATCTCTACAGAGCTACTTAAAACTCTTACCAATAATGCCCTTACCAATGCCAACATTCCGGTTACTGATAAGGCTGTGATTTATGAAACAGAGACAAACAACGATCCAGCAGATGTTTTGCCGCATTACGTGCGTGATTCCAAAGCCGTATGTAAAATTGTAAATAACGGTGCAAATACTTATAAAATATATCGACTCAGACAAACTTTATCCTCTGCCGAGGAGTTAGATGCAGCACCGGAATATGTGAATAAAGAAGCTTATAAAAAACTAAGCGAAAGTAAGTTTGCCTTTACCCTTCCGTTTGACTTATACCATACTGAGGCCAAGGCCTATTTCGACCGCTTTGGGGTAAATCGGGCAGAGATTATGAAGGCATTCCAAACAGCTGGAACTACCGTTCCTTCAACTCCCCCACTTACCCCTCTGACTAGGCTCATAATTCCGCCTGACGGATCCATTGCTGCAGAAAAATTAGGTTTAACAGATGCTGAAAGAACTCTTATTGTTTCTCCAAAACCAACCTTAGCTGACCAGCAAGAATATTGGAATGTGCCTGGCCCTGATAATGTAGTGGATTATATGAAGCAAGTGGATCACTTTCTTGATAAAACGGGAATTACCTATAAGGAACTAGAGTTATTACTAAAACTCAAGTTCATTGACCAGACCGGCACCCTATTCATCAAGCATAAGAATCTGAGTTGTGATACTGCAAAAAAAGAAATACCTAATCTGGATCTAGAAGCACTGGACAGAATCCATCGTTTCCTTCGCTTGCAAAAGAAAACCGGATGGAAATATGAAGTGCTGGATGAAATGATCAGCCAGCCTGCGTTAGGCAAAAACAAATTAGATAATGATTGCTTGATAATGCTATCTCGGTTGAAAGAAATTTCTGAAAGGACTACAATCAATCTTGAAGAATTAATTGGCTTTTACGGGGAGATTCCCTACATAATATTGGATGAAGAAAGCCCCAAACCTCTTTATCATCAGATCTTCCTTAACAAAGCTAAAAATGGATTTATTGAGGAAAAGCTATTAGTTGAAAATATCTTATCTAACGAAGCAGGAATTAAGAATCCAGCATCGAAACCTCCGGGATGGGCTCCAATAAAAATACAAGAGTTACAGACATCTATCTCAACTTGTTTGCAAATAAAAGAAAAAGAACTGTTCAATAAAGATTTACTGCTCTTACCTTCAGATGCAAATTTAACTTTTTCCAATCTGAGCTTTCTGTTTGCGGCCTCAAGGCTGATGAGTAAACTAAAGCTAAAAACAGAAGATTTTGTAATACTAACTAACTTATCGGAAATAAAGACTCCCGGAAAGAGCATTTCTGATTCACCGCAGTATACACTCGATTTCATTCAATTAGTGGGTGATATCAAAAAGTCACCGCTAAAACCTGCTGATCTTGAATTTATGTTTCATCATAAAGCACAAAATATATCAGCTCGGGTTATTAGTGATGAAAACGTTATAGAAATTCTGAAAAAACTTCAAAAAGAATATCAATCAAACTTCACCGACAATCAATCGCTCTTTGATGATAAATTATCAGCTGAAGAGCAGAAAGAAACTTTACAAAAAGAATTGACAAAGCTTATTGGTGTAAAAGAAGATGTAGACAGAGAAGAAGATATAATCACAGAAGAAGATGTAAAAACCTTAATAGGGTTCATTGATAAGAATTGGAGTAGTAATGCAACCAAGGTAGAAGATGCAACCAAGGTAGAGGAATTTATTGAAAAAAAGGTAAAGGAGTTTTTTAAAGAAGTAAATGATATTGTTGATAAGAAATTGGGTAAGTTATTAGATATCTCTCTGATTAAGCCGATTAAAGATAAAATCGAGGAAAAAGGTAAAATCAAGGAAATAGAAGATGCTGCAATTCCATATGTGAAAACATTACATTCTGTAAAAACCGCAAGAGAAACCCTAAATAAAGCACGTACTCCTGCAGAAATTGCTGTAGCACAAGCTGCGCTGACAGCAGCCGAAGATGAGCTAAATATAACTTTAACAAAATATAATATAGCCTCAAAAAACCTTTTACAGGCACTTTTAGATTCTCTTGCTCTATTTCAGCGTCTTATAGGTAAAAGAGATATTTTGGAGCAAATCATTACGAATAGTTTTAAAGCAGATATAGAGTTGGTAAAAATTGCCTTAAAGTATGCTCAGCTGAAAAAATTTGCTCCTGACGACGGTCTACTTGGTGATATTCTTATGGACGACTCTTTGATTGGTATAGATACAACACATGTTGTCCCCGTTTTACCAGCAATTACAAGTTCAGAATTTGATAAACAATTTGCAGCAATTCGCTTCCTCCATAAGTTTTTACCATTTGTACAAGCCTTTGGGCTTAATAACAGTGATTTAAAGTGGCATCTTCAATATAACAACGATGCAAATTGGTTAAAGTTAGATAGCATACCCTACGATACCGATACCGGACAAACACCTGCTGATTTCCAACAATATATCAACTTTATCAAGTTATTAGATCTAAAAAAACAGCTTAGTCCTGTTCCTAATCCTAGCGATGCAGAACATCTTATATCTTTTTATACGTTAGCCGACATGCTACGTAAAACAGCAAGTACAGTTACCCGCAGCCAGTTCCTTACTGTATTTTCTCTGCTTATAGGATATGAAAAAGCCGATATAGATGCTATAGATGCGCACTTGTTTGGAGGAGGGGACATAATATCACACTATCAAGAAGCGGACAACTGGCACCGAGTGATAGCATGTGCTGAATATCTCCGAAAACTGAATTCGGATGTAGCCCAAATCAAACAGTACATACAGCCTACGCTTTCCACAGACGAAGTAGGAATACTCCGCGCTGCTTTAAAAGCGCGATACGATGAAGATACCTGGTTGGGAACCCTCAAGGAAATTATGGATGCTATTCGTCTTCAAAAACGAGATGCATTGGTGGCTTACTTATTAGCTCGTAATCCTGATGCTCCTAACAAGCCTAAGTTCAAAGATGTGAATGATTTATATGATCATTTCTTGATAGATGTAGAAATGGAGGCCTGTATGCCATCTTCTCGTATTGTGCAGGCCCACAACAGCATACAACTGTTTGTACAACGTTGCCTGATGGGCCTTGAATCTAAGGCTATTGTAAATGTGGATAAAGATCCTAACTGGAATCAGTGGAAATGGATGAAAAACTATCGGGTTTGGGAAGCTAATCGTAAAGTATTCCTATATCCGGAAAACTGGTATGATGTTACGCTGACAGAAGGCAAGTCTTACCTGTTAACTGAGTTTATTAATGAGTTACAGCAAAATGAGCTCACAGAGAACACAGCCAATGAAGCATTTATAAAATATCTGGAGAAGCTAGATAACATTGCATTTCTAGAAGTAATGGCAAGCTGGTATCAGACTGATACCAAAGTGATGCATGTATTTGCTCGTACCAAAGGGGGCGATCCTGCTATCTACTACTACAGGAGATTCGAGCAAGAACGCTATTGGACACCTTGGGAGAAAGTGGAACTGGATATCACTGGAGACCATTTATTGGCATTTATGCGTAACAATCGCCTGCATCTGGCATGGCCTATTTTCAGTGAAGGACCGGATCCAGGTCAAGGCGCTAAACTTCCTGACCAACAAAGGACTGATGAGCAATCTATTGATAAACCAAGAAAAAAATTAAAAATACAGCTTGCTATTAGCGAATATTCTAATAAAAAATGGCAACCCAAAAAGGTATCCAAAGAAGGAATACTTACCCCTTCTATTGCTACAGCTAATGAAGAGGATTTAAATTTAAAAAGAGATAAGTACCATCTTTTATATCTACAACAATTTGATCAGATATTAATATTTAGCAATCTTGAGAAAATTGAAGATTATTATCAAAGAAATGGTGTATTCAACCTAACAGGCTGTAAAGGATATCCAGAATTGTTAGTTCAGGAAAAACTAGGTCATTTTCCCGATTTCTATCCTGATTTTAAAGGTATGGAGCTAAAGGCTCAGCGCTATAATGAAATCCCTTTCAGAGCTACTGATGATTTAGTAGTCAAAAACGTAATTTCTATCTTCCAGAATCTCGAGCGTTCTTATGAAATTTTGGAAAAAACCCCCAATAAGTTCCGCATTACTTATCCACACCAGCTAACCAATATTGATTTGCTTGTGCTAGCACTTAGAACCCTCTTGTCTTCTTTATTCAGAAAAACTAGGAGTAGTATAGAGGCACCACTATTTAGGATAGATCAATTTAAAATGCCTTTAGGGACCTTACTCCCCTATTTTAAAGAAGACAGCAATCACGCTTATGTGATCATTCCTGGATTTTATAAAAAATTGCAAAAGGATCAGCAAGGCTATTCACTAACTGATGCCGTGAAGGGAACTGCTTCTGATATTTTCCCATTGATAAACGACATTAACAATTGGGTTATGAAGTTTGTGGCCAATCTGCCATCTGATGCCAATGAAGCTATTCAAAAGTTAATGACCGATGCAGAATTTTGGGAAATATTGAAGAAAATGTCTAAATATGAATCTTTTGATATTTTGTTTAATTTTTTAATTGGAAATACAAAGGACGGTGACACAAAATTCGATGAATTTCTGAACAAACTTAAAAACGAGGAAGGACTGATATATGGAGAACAATTTAAAAATCTCTATCATCCTTTAGTTTGTTATTTGAGAACCATTCTCAATAAGGAAGGTATATCCGGATTGATGAAGCGAGACACCCAACTGTTTAAAACCGTTTTTGATTTTGAAAAACATTATGATCCTAACAAGCAACTGATTCCTAAGACATTCCTGAAAAATAAAAATGGAAGTAGATCGTTGTCATACCCTATTGAAGACCTAGATTTTACGATTGAGGGTAGTTATAGCGTCTATAACTGGGATTTATTCTTCCGTATTCCGCTCCACATTGCTACCAGTCTTACCAAGAACCAACGGTTTGAGGAGGCGCTTGCCTGGTTCCATTATATATTCAATCCAACAGGCGCATTAAGCGGCAATGGTGTACAGAAATATTGGGTTACCAAACCCTTCTACTTAAATCAAGATACAGACTACATTAACCAGCAGATCGATACTTTGTTAAGGCTAAGCAGCACCACAGAGTCAGACACTTCGGAAAGCAGTACCACAGAGCCAGACCCTCAGGAAATCAGAGATTTGGAATCTGCTATTGAAAAATGGAGGAATAAGCCATTCAGCCCCGACGTAATTGCATGGTCCAGGCCCGTAGCCTATCAAAAGGCTGTATTAATGAAGTATATTGATAACCTCACGGAATGGGGTGATCATTTGTTCCGGCAAGATACGATGGAATCCATAGCGCAGGCTACACAGATGTATATACTGGCAGATAAACTCCTGGGTCCTAAACCAAGAATCATTCCCACTGCAGTAGAGCAACCGTATGAAACGTATAATCAGATAGAAAGGAAATTGGATACTTTTGGGAATGTCTTCATTGAATTGGAAAACATACTCCCCGACTTGTCTGTGCTTCCTGAAAAAGGAACAGAGCTTCCGGCCACACCAAGTTCATTACCTATTCCCTATTTCTGCGTTCCACAAAACGACAAATTGCTGGAGTATTGGGACCGCATTGAAGACCGACTGTTCAAAATTAGGCATTGCCAGAATATTGATGGTGTAGAACGTAGTCTTGCCTTATTCGCACCGCCTATTGATCCAGGTGTGCTGGTGCGGGCTACTGCTGCTGGTTTGGATATCACTTCGGTATTGACAGGCTTAAATGTTCCCACTCCATATTATCGCTTCAATGTATTTTCTCAAAAAGCCACCGAGTTAGCTCAGGAAGTCAGAGGATTAGGAAATTCGCTTTTACAAGCCCTGGAGAAAAAAGATGCCGAGGCTTTATCCCTATTAAGGAATGAGCTGGAGTTAAAAGTATTAAATGCTGTAAGAGACATTAAAGTTCTACAGATTAATGAAGCCAAAGAGCAGATAGAGGTACTGAAAAGGACGAAAATAGTTACCGAGGAACGGCATAAATATTATGCTCAAATCCAAAAAATAATTGCAGGTGAACAGTTAAGTCTTAATCTCTTAGAATCAGCCCATGATAAACATCAAGCTGCTCAACAGATTAATATTGCCGCATCTCTGTTAGGTTACTTGCCAAATGTTACAATTGGTGTATCTGGCTTTGGAGGCTCACCCCATGTAAATACTCAGTGGGGAACACAGAATATTATAAGTGCGTTGCAGGCAATGGCAGGTTCAGAGGGCAACATGGCAAATATGTTCTCTTACCAAGCAGGCAGAGCCTCTACGTTAGCAGGTTATGGAAGGCGTTTTGATGATTGGAAACTCCAGGAGTGTCTAGCTCAAAAAGAAATAGATTCCATTGACAAGCAAATTGTTGCTGCAGAAATTAGAAAAGAAATAGCTGAAACTGATTTGAGAAATCATGAATTACAAATAGATAATGCTAAGAAGACGGATGAATTCATGCATTCCAAATTTACCAATAAGGAATTGTATGACTGGATGATTGGGCAGATCAGCGCTGTATATTTCAAATCTTATCAATTAGCCTATGATGTTGCCAAAAAAGCAGAACGTAGCTATCGCTTTGAATTAGGCAATGACGACACATTTATTTCCTATGGCTATTGGGACAGTTTGAAAAAAGGTCTGCAAAGTGCCGATCACTTGATACATGATATCAAACGAATGGAAATCAGCTATTTGGATAAAAACAAACGTGAGTATGAAATTACCAAGCATATTTCCCTTGCCCAATTAGATCCTTTGGCGTTAATAAGACTTCGTGCAACCGGAGTTTGTGATTTTGAAATTCCTGAGGTGCTATATGATATGGATCATCCAGGGCAATATTTCAGAAGAATTAAATTGGTTAGTATTAGTCTCCCCTGTATAGCAGGACCCTACACTTCTGTTAGCGCCAAATTATCCCTTGTTAATAACCGGTACAGAAAAAATACAAATGCTGGTACGGGCTATGCAGAGGATCCTGGTAACGATGAACGTTTCATTTATAATATTGGGGCTATCCAATCCATTGCTACCAGTAATGCACAAAATGATAGTGGCATATTTGAATTAAATTTTAGAGATGAACGTTACTTGCCATTTGAAGGAACGGGAGCCATTAGTGGCTGGAGATTGGAGCTTCCAAAAGAAATCAGACAATTTGATTATAATACCATTGCTGATCTTATTGTACACGTAAAATATACAGCAAGGGAAGGTGGCAGCTCTTTGAAAACATTAGCCGAAAGTAATTTAAAAAGCAAGTTAGCTGATATTAAGCAACAACTTGAACAAACCGGATTGCATATTGCACTCAATATAAAGCATGATATGCCTAATGAATGGCATATGCTTAAAAATAAGGGAGATGTTCGCCTTACAATCGATAAATCAAGATTACCTTACTTTGTCCAGTCACTCAATGCGAAGATTGAGAATGTAATGTTCATTGCTAAGGTTAAAGAGAATCCAGCAACGTATTCAATAAAGATTGATACAAATAATATAGAATTATCAAGAATTGATGAGTGGAAATTGTGTAAAGGCAATAAGGATGGTATCCAGCTTGATACTTATTCTTTTGTATTATCAGTAAGCCAAGGCGAATTAGCTAAGCTTGAAGAGTTGATGATGGTTATTAAATATGTTTTTTGA
- a CDS encoding patatin-like phospholipase family protein encodes MRYYKFTGEVAEPSSSLLLGNPSSNKKFRILSIDGGGIRGIIPARILQGMEEQTGKHIFELFDVVIGTSTGSLLSLALVTPNEQGGAKYKAGDVVGFYRQQGPKIFYSSWVHNLYTGWGLWRPRYNRKNLDAALAELLGDVKLSQTLKPALSISYSLDKALPHVWATQKVILGLQTDHYLKDIAGATSAAPTYFAPKVMYDERGNILHEVDGGIWANNPEFIAIIVLDSMEKVPDKKDIIVVSIGTGVCKPNIELCVKEVSKLQTAGILGWMLGVKPNLIEMMMSADSEWSRTAMSTLYPHSYRLQIPIPQSQSRMDDSRNIDKLGKLAEEYIIHNKELFKNLCANLLLCGGC; translated from the coding sequence ATGCGCTATTACAAATTTACTGGAGAAGTAGCCGAGCCATCTAGCTCCTTACTTTTAGGTAATCCTTCTAGTAATAAAAAATTTCGTATCCTTTCTATTGATGGAGGAGGCATACGGGGTATAATCCCTGCTCGTATTTTACAGGGAATGGAAGAGCAAACTGGGAAACATATCTTTGAACTATTTGATGTAGTGATAGGTACTTCCACAGGTAGCCTGCTGAGTTTAGCATTGGTTACTCCTAACGAGCAAGGGGGTGCCAAATATAAAGCCGGTGACGTAGTGGGATTTTATAGGCAACAGGGGCCCAAAATTTTCTATTCCTCATGGGTACATAACCTATATACAGGTTGGGGCCTATGGAGGCCTAGGTACAATAGAAAGAACCTTGATGCTGCTTTAGCAGAGCTTCTAGGGGATGTTAAGCTAAGTCAGACACTTAAGCCTGCTCTTAGCATTTCGTACTCGTTGGACAAAGCACTTCCTCATGTATGGGCAACCCAGAAAGTTATTCTAGGGCTACAGACAGACCATTATCTCAAGGATATAGCAGGTGCTACTAGTGCAGCACCGACCTATTTTGCTCCAAAGGTGATGTATGATGAGCGAGGCAATATTCTACATGAAGTAGATGGTGGTATCTGGGCTAATAACCCTGAGTTTATAGCTATTATAGTTTTAGATTCTATGGAAAAGGTGCCTGATAAAAAAGATATTATTGTGGTTTCCATTGGTACGGGCGTATGTAAGCCAAATATTGAACTCTGCGTTAAAGAAGTTTCTAAATTACAAACTGCTGGTATTCTAGGGTGGATGCTTGGAGTGAAACCAAATCTTATAGAAATGATGATGAGTGCTGATAGTGAATGGTCTCGGACGGCCATGTCTACGCTCTATCCACATAGTTACCGCCTGCAAATACCTATACCTCAATCTCAAAGTAGGATGGATGACAGTAGGAATATAGATAAATTAGGTAAACTAGCTGAAGAGTATATAATACATAATAAAGAGTTATTTAAAAATTTGTGTGCTAATTTATTACTATGCGGGGGTTGCTAA